The following proteins are encoded in a genomic region of Flammeovirga pectinis:
- a CDS encoding beta-ketoacyl-ACP synthase III translates to MAIKAAIKGVGGYVPDYILTNKELETMVDTTDQWILERTGISERHILKGEGLGSSYMGIRAVQQLLEKTNTDPLDIDLIICATVTPDMFFPATSNIIAKGVGADNSFSFDLGAACSGFLFALSTGTQFIETGKYKKVIVVGADKMSSIVDYTDRTTCVLFGDGAGAVLLEPTEAEEGIRDFVLKSDGIGEDYLYMKGGGSRMPSTHESIDNKMHYIYQAGMHVFKYAVVSMADVSAEIMERNNLTGDDIAYLVPHQANKRIIDATANRMGVGEDKVMMNIHKYGNTTAATIPLCLMDYENKLKKGDNLVLAAFGGGFTWGAAYVKWAY, encoded by the coding sequence ATGGCAATAAAAGCGGCAATAAAGGGAGTTGGAGGATACGTTCCGGATTATATCCTTACAAATAAGGAATTAGAAACAATGGTTGATACAACCGACCAATGGATCTTAGAAAGGACGGGTATTTCTGAAAGGCATATCTTAAAAGGAGAAGGATTAGGTTCTTCTTATATGGGTATTAGAGCTGTACAGCAGTTGTTAGAAAAAACAAATACAGATCCTTTAGATATTGATCTTATTATTTGCGCTACAGTAACACCTGATATGTTTTTCCCTGCAACATCAAATATTATTGCGAAGGGAGTTGGAGCAGATAATTCTTTTAGTTTTGATTTAGGAGCTGCTTGTTCTGGCTTTTTATTTGCATTAAGCACAGGCACACAGTTTATAGAAACTGGTAAATATAAAAAAGTAATTGTAGTAGGGGCTGATAAAATGTCTAGCATTGTAGATTATACAGACCGTACTACTTGTGTTTTATTTGGTGATGGTGCAGGAGCTGTATTATTAGAACCTACTGAAGCCGAAGAAGGAATTAGAGACTTTGTATTGAAAAGTGATGGTATAGGTGAAGATTACCTCTATATGAAAGGTGGAGGAAGTAGAATGCCTTCAACTCACGAATCAATAGACAATAAAATGCACTACATCTATCAGGCGGGAATGCACGTGTTTAAATATGCGGTAGTTTCTATGGCAGATGTATCGGCAGAAATAATGGAGCGTAATAATCTTACTGGTGATGATATTGCTTATTTAGTGCCTCATCAAGCCAATAAAAGAATTATTGACGCAACAGCAAATAGAATGGGTGTAGGAGAAGATAAAGTGATGATGAACATCCATAAATATGGAAATACAACCGCTGCAACGATCCCATTGTGTTTAATGGATTACGAAAATAAGTTAAAAAAGGGTGACAATTTAGTGTTAGCAGCCTTTGGAGGTGGATTTACTTGGGGTGCAGCTTACGTAAAGTGGGCATACTAA
- the efp gene encoding elongation factor P, with protein MASTADFKNGLCLLYNNDIFQIVEFQHVKPGKGPAFVRTKLKSIRTGRVIDNTFSAGHKVTTARIERRQHQYSYKDDMGFHFMDTSTWEEVALPEDQVPNNDLLQDGMNVDILFHAEEEEVIGCELSQFVELEITYSEPGIKGDTATNTLKPATLETGATIYVPLFCDTGDVIKVNTLDRSYVERVKK; from the coding sequence ATGGCATCTACAGCTGATTTTAAAAATGGTTTGTGCTTACTTTACAATAATGATATTTTTCAAATTGTTGAGTTCCAACACGTAAAACCAGGTAAAGGTCCTGCTTTTGTACGTACTAAATTAAAAAGTATCCGTACAGGAAGAGTAATTGATAATACTTTCTCTGCAGGACATAAAGTGACTACAGCTCGTATTGAAAGAAGACAACATCAATATTCATATAAAGATGATATGGGTTTCCATTTCATGGATACATCTACTTGGGAAGAGGTAGCTTTACCAGAAGATCAAGTTCCTAACAATGATTTGTTACAAGATGGAATGAATGTTGATATCTTATTCCATGCAGAAGAAGAAGAGGTAATAGGATGCGAACTATCTCAGTTTGTTGAATTAGAGATTACTTATTCTGAACCTGGTATTAAAGGTGACACTGCAACGAATACATTAAAACCTGCTACGTTAGAGACTGGAGCAACAATATATGTTCCTTTATTTTGCGATACAGGTGATGTAATCAAAGTGAATACACTTGACCGTTCTTATGTAGAACGTGTTAAAAAATAA
- the accB gene encoding acetyl-CoA carboxylase biotin carboxyl carrier protein — MKAPEVKDLISFIANSGLQEVNVETAEIKLHVKRNAEAIAATSVAAPVLAAQPVAPLATAPAAELPSSAPAVEASAAVEAPAADTSNYIEIKSPMIGTFYTAPNPDSDMFVNVGDSVKKGDVVCIIEAMKLFNEIESEVSGKIVKILVDNMSPVEYDQPLYLVDPA, encoded by the coding sequence ATGAAAGCACCAGAGGTAAAAGATCTGATTAGCTTTATTGCGAACTCAGGTTTGCAAGAAGTAAATGTAGAAACTGCAGAAATCAAACTTCACGTTAAACGTAATGCAGAAGCTATAGCCGCTACATCTGTAGCAGCACCAGTTTTAGCAGCACAACCAGTTGCTCCTTTAGCAACAGCACCTGCAGCTGAATTACCTTCATCTGCACCAGCAGTAGAAGCATCAGCAGCAGTAGAAGCACCAGCAGCAGACACTTCAAATTACATTGAAATTAAGTCGCCTATGATTGGTACATTCTATACAGCTCCAAATCCTGATTCTGATATGTTCGTGAACGTAGGAGATTCAGTGAAAAAAGGAGATGTTGTTTGTATTATCGAAGCAATGAAATTATTCAACGAAATTGAATCTGAAGTATCAGGTAAAATCGTTAAGATACTTGTTGACAATATGTCTCCGGTTGAATACGATCAACCATTGTACTTGGTAGATCCAGCTTAG
- the accC gene encoding acetyl-CoA carboxylase biotin carboxylase subunit, whose amino-acid sequence MFNKILIANRGEIALRVIRTCNEMGIKTVAVYSTADKESLHVRFADEAVCIGPASSTDSYLNIPNILAAAEITNCDAIHPGYGFLSENAQFSAICAENNIKFIGASADMINRMGDKATAKATMKEAGVPTIPGSQGLLSSVAEGKEIAETIGYPVIIKATAGGGGRGMRIINEPSEFQKAWDSARQESAAAFGNDGMYLEKFVVEPRHVEIQIIGDSFGKACHLSERDCSIQRRHQKLTEEVPSPALNEKIRKKMGEAAIAGAERIKYEGAGTVEFLLDKFGDFYFMEMNTRIQVEHPVTEQVTGFDLIKEQIKVAAGEKISGKNYSPMFHSIECRINAEDPANDFRPCPGKITTLHIPGGPGVRVDTHVYTGYTIPSNYDSMIAKLIVTAETREGAIKRMKRALGEFVIEGIKTTIPFHLRLMDNDVYKSGHFTTAFMDEHSYDTL is encoded by the coding sequence GTGTTCAATAAAATATTAATTGCAAATAGAGGCGAAATTGCTCTTCGTGTTATCCGTACTTGTAATGAGATGGGTATTAAGACTGTAGCTGTTTACTCTACTGCTGATAAAGAATCTTTGCATGTTCGATTTGCTGATGAAGCTGTTTGTATCGGACCTGCAAGTAGCACTGATTCGTATTTAAACATACCGAACATTTTAGCTGCTGCAGAAATTACGAACTGTGATGCTATACATCCTGGTTATGGTTTCTTATCAGAAAATGCTCAGTTCTCAGCAATTTGTGCTGAAAATAACATTAAATTTATTGGTGCTTCGGCTGATATGATTAATCGCATGGGCGATAAAGCAACAGCTAAAGCAACAATGAAAGAGGCAGGTGTGCCTACTATTCCAGGTTCTCAAGGTTTATTATCTTCTGTTGCAGAAGGTAAAGAAATCGCAGAAACAATTGGATATCCTGTAATTATCAAAGCGACTGCTGGTGGTGGCGGACGTGGTATGCGTATTATTAACGAGCCATCTGAATTCCAAAAAGCTTGGGATTCTGCTCGTCAAGAATCTGCAGCTGCATTCGGTAACGACGGTATGTATCTTGAAAAATTCGTTGTTGAACCTCGTCACGTCGAAATTCAAATTATAGGTGATAGCTTTGGTAAAGCATGTCACTTATCAGAAAGAGACTGTTCTATTCAACGTCGTCATCAAAAATTAACAGAAGAAGTTCCTTCTCCAGCTTTAAACGAAAAAATTCGTAAAAAAATGGGTGAGGCAGCAATTGCTGGTGCAGAACGTATTAAATACGAAGGTGCTGGTACTGTTGAATTTCTTTTAGATAAATTTGGTGATTTCTACTTTATGGAAATGAATACTCGTATCCAAGTAGAACATCCTGTAACTGAACAAGTAACAGGTTTTGATCTTATCAAAGAGCAAATTAAAGTAGCTGCCGGCGAAAAAATCTCAGGGAAAAATTATTCTCCAATGTTCCATTCAATTGAATGTAGAATTAATGCGGAGGATCCTGCAAATGATTTTAGACCTTGTCCTGGTAAAATCACAACATTGCATATTCCTGGTGGACCAGGTGTAAGAGTTGATACTCACGTTTATACTGGGTACACAATTCCATCAAATTATGATTCAATGATTGCAAAATTGATTGTTACAGCTGAAACAAGAGAAGGAGCAATTAAAAGAATGAAGCGTGCTTTAGGTGAGTTTGTAATTGAAGGTATTAAAACTACAATTCCTTTCCACTTAAGATTAATGGATAATGATGTTTATAAATCTGGTCATTTTACGACTGCATTTATGGATGAACATTCTTATGATACATTATAA
- a CDS encoding tyrosine-type recombinase/integrase yields MKYQINSMKPLPSNEIKEGMYIDSIIKEYKNYLLLEINDEKVNTAYKALTVFRNFLDYILRFREGRFSKISFEKYSEYLVDLVDKNEISTSKKAFKRMYARRIAIEGKAGYLRWMLDNNINQVLVSPKNKLLSNKWDDNFKLWLASKSKLKRTTNYPIYISNIVNNYIKWIYNTSDLQIINDITVNQFLRNNAHLKTSTLNLYLKAIKRFADFYIENSEDEKGKIEAKKILKLNEFETNNSIERIRIDTTIINRLYRNANDKIDLILHLGVDLGLRASSMINLQLKDIDWERKKISIWLKGRNEKESLPIPKNLFDVLDRYCIGMELEQFVLGFSTQNSSSISKYFSDFLIRNDVKVIEKEGDLYSISLHNLRHTFAYNSLDKYGLIMTSKLLCHSSVEITQKHYLKDKLRDEMNLIFSDQYK; encoded by the coding sequence ATGAAATATCAAATAAATTCCATGAAACCACTTCCTTCTAACGAAATAAAAGAAGGGATGTATATTGATTCAATTATTAAAGAATATAAAAATTATCTCTTGTTAGAAATAAATGATGAAAAGGTCAATACAGCGTATAAAGCTCTTACAGTTTTTAGAAATTTTCTAGATTATATACTTCGATTTAGAGAGGGGAGGTTTTCTAAAATTAGTTTTGAAAAATATTCTGAGTATTTAGTAGACTTAGTTGATAAAAATGAAATTTCTACTTCAAAAAAAGCATTTAAAAGAATGTATGCTAGAAGAATAGCTATAGAAGGTAAAGCAGGTTATTTAAGATGGATGCTTGATAATAATATCAATCAAGTTCTGGTATCACCAAAAAACAAATTATTGTCTAATAAATGGGACGATAATTTTAAATTATGGTTAGCGTCAAAGTCCAAACTTAAAAGGACTACAAATTATCCAATTTATATTTCAAATATTGTCAATAATTATATTAAATGGATTTATAATACTTCTGATTTACAAATAATTAATGATATTACTGTTAATCAATTTCTAAGAAATAATGCCCATTTAAAAACTTCAACGCTTAATCTCTACCTAAAAGCAATTAAAAGATTTGCTGATTTTTATATAGAAAATAGTGAAGATGAAAAAGGAAAAATTGAGGCAAAAAAAATATTGAAATTAAACGAATTTGAGACGAATAATAGTATTGAGAGAATTAGAATAGATACTACTATTATTAATAGATTATATAGAAATGCAAATGATAAAATTGATTTAATTCTACATTTAGGCGTTGATTTAGGATTAAGAGCTAGTTCTATGATCAATTTACAATTGAAAGATATTGACTGGGAAAGAAAAAAAATTTCAATTTGGTTAAAGGGTAGAAATGAAAAAGAAAGTTTACCTATTCCTAAAAACTTATTTGATGTACTTGATAGGTATTGTATTGGAATGGAATTAGAGCAATTTGTACTTGGTTTTAGTACACAAAATTCATCTTCAATTTCTAAATATTTTTCAGACTTCCTAATAAGAAATGACGTGAAAGTAATTGAAAAAGAAGGTGATTTATATTCAATCAGTCTACATAATTTGAGGCATACTTTTGCTTATAACTCTCTTGATAAATATGGGCTTATTATGACTTCTAAATTACTTTGTCATTCATCAGTTGAAATTACACAGAAACATTATTTAAAAGATAAGTTAAGAGACGAAATGAATTTAATTTTTTCTGATCAATACAAATAA
- a CDS encoding DUF2147 domain-containing protein codes for MKAFYLSLNFILLLSFSSSAQETSPFGIWKTIDDETNEAKAYVEIYKDGEQMKGKIIKLLVDPEDTTCDKCPGDKKDKPVVGMEIIWDMESNGDQWSDGQILKPENGKIYTGKIWVEDGKLQVRGYIGFIYKTQTWLRVE; via the coding sequence ATGAAAGCATTCTATCTAAGTTTAAATTTCATATTACTCCTATCATTCAGCTCTTCTGCTCAAGAAACTTCTCCTTTTGGCATCTGGAAAACAATTGATGATGAAACAAATGAAGCCAAAGCCTATGTTGAAATATACAAGGATGGTGAGCAAATGAAAGGGAAAATTATTAAGTTATTAGTTGACCCTGAAGATACTACTTGTGATAAGTGCCCTGGAGATAAAAAAGATAAACCTGTAGTTGGTATGGAAATTATTTGGGATATGGAATCTAATGGTGACCAATGGTCTGATGGACAAATCTTAAAACCTGAAAATGGGAAAATCTATACTGGAAAAATATGGGTTGAAGATGGAAAACTTCAGGTACGTGGTTACATAGGGTTTATTTATAAAACACAAACTTGGTTAAGAGTAGAGTAA
- a CDS encoding TolC family protein has protein sequence MLRNKLLAILLTLLSTSTTFAQDSLWSYSQCVEFAIENNLYVKLQDYEVGDRTEEYKQARAQRYPSVSGFYSHSFNRGLNPDPTTNVYSQQSVNTGSFGAQVGIPIFNGRKISNTIKQSRSSIESAEFGKDKIENDIIIQVTENYLDVIYKFENVEISKKRVKTLQEQVDRTKRLVEAGASPLSELLDLMSQFADTERQLTESENSYNIAILTLKQSMQLDFSTNFNVDIPNFADPDTTMQFTPSEVVFDESKLIMPEIKQAELNISVTEFQEKIAKGDYYPSLNFNGNLNTRYSSNYVNPIDPNDTSLGTQFENFFSQVATIQLNIPIYSRRNVKTAVNKARLSTKKNEVQLQQQLNDLRKKIEQSYINALSSQKTYISNRKSVESLQEQFRSVNKRFASGAASTTDYVVAENNLNIAKAELNRSKYQFIFSRKILDFYSGKQIILE, from the coding sequence ATGTTAAGAAACAAACTCCTCGCAATATTACTTACACTTCTATCTACTTCCACAACTTTCGCACAAGATAGTTTATGGTCTTATAGTCAATGTGTTGAATTCGCAATAGAAAATAATCTCTATGTAAAGTTACAAGATTATGAGGTTGGTGATAGAACCGAAGAATACAAACAAGCTAGAGCCCAAAGATACCCAAGTGTATCTGGTTTTTATTCTCATAGTTTTAATAGAGGTTTAAACCCCGATCCAACAACCAATGTATATTCTCAACAGAGCGTAAATACTGGTTCTTTTGGTGCTCAAGTAGGTATTCCTATATTTAATGGCAGAAAAATTTCTAATACTATTAAGCAATCTCGCTCTAGTATTGAAAGTGCTGAATTTGGAAAAGACAAGATTGAAAATGATATAATCATTCAGGTTACGGAAAATTATTTAGATGTAATTTATAAATTTGAAAATGTTGAAATCTCAAAAAAGAGAGTAAAAACACTTCAAGAACAAGTAGATAGAACAAAAAGACTAGTTGAAGCTGGAGCTTCGCCTCTATCTGAATTACTTGATTTAATGTCTCAATTTGCAGATACCGAAAGACAGCTTACTGAATCAGAAAACTCTTACAATATTGCAATTCTAACTTTAAAGCAATCTATGCAGCTAGATTTCTCTACAAACTTTAATGTTGATATTCCTAATTTTGCTGACCCAGATACTACAATGCAATTTACTCCGTCGGAAGTTGTATTTGATGAATCTAAGTTAATTATGCCTGAAATTAAACAAGCAGAATTAAATATATCTGTAACCGAATTTCAAGAAAAAATTGCTAAAGGTGATTATTATCCATCATTAAATTTTAATGGGAATCTAAATACAAGATATTCCTCAAATTATGTAAATCCTATCGACCCAAATGATACTTCTTTAGGTACACAGTTTGAAAACTTCTTTAGTCAAGTAGCTACTATTCAGTTAAATATACCCATTTACAGTAGACGTAATGTTAAAACTGCTGTAAACAAAGCAAGGTTATCTACAAAGAAAAATGAAGTGCAGTTACAACAACAATTAAATGATTTAAGAAAGAAAATTGAACAGTCTTATATCAATGCTCTTTCTTCTCAAAAGACATATATTTCTAATAGAAAATCTGTAGAATCTCTACAAGAACAGTTTAGATCTGTAAATAAAAGATTTGCTTCTGGAGCTGCTTCAACAACCGATTATGTTGTTGCAGAAAACAATCTAAATATTGCAAAAGCAGAGCTAAACAGATCAAAATATCAATTTATTTTCTCAAGAAAAATCCTTGATTTCTATTCAGGAAAGCAAATTATTTTAGAATAA
- the sdaAB gene encoding L-serine ammonia-lyase, iron-sulfur-dependent subunit beta: protein MAEKSSIFDMIGPIMIGPSSSHTAGVVRIGRVGNKMIGGTPDKAEIIFYNSFARTYEGHGSDKAILAGLMGMQTDDPNIKLAFDKAEESNLDFEFKPVGNASAHHPNTIKLILFKGDQKLELVGVSKGGGIISIRQVDGFTSNFSANSPTLIVTAEDRKGSISFISNLLAQEDVNIAEMTVSRKGKHQAACQFIEMDSAPRDITLQYLQSLKWVVNVTFLPNVDE from the coding sequence ATGGCAGAAAAATCAAGCATATTCGATATGATAGGTCCTATTATGATCGGACCATCTAGCTCTCATACAGCGGGTGTTGTAAGAATTGGAAGAGTTGGAAATAAGATGATTGGAGGAACACCAGATAAAGCAGAAATAATTTTCTATAATTCCTTTGCACGAACTTATGAAGGTCACGGTTCTGATAAAGCCATTTTAGCTGGATTAATGGGAATGCAAACGGACGACCCTAATATAAAATTAGCATTCGATAAAGCTGAAGAAAGTAATCTTGACTTTGAATTTAAACCAGTAGGTAATGCATCAGCACATCACCCTAATACTATAAAGTTAATCTTATTTAAAGGTGATCAAAAATTAGAATTAGTTGGTGTAAGTAAAGGTGGTGGTATTATTTCAATTCGTCAAGTTGATGGTTTCACATCTAATTTTAGTGCAAATTCTCCTACCTTAATCGTTACTGCAGAAGACAGAAAAGGATCAATATCTTTTATTTCAAACCTTTTAGCTCAGGAAGATGTAAATATTGCAGAAATGACCGTTTCTAGAAAAGGGAAACATCAAGCGGCATGTCAATTTATAGAAATGGATTCAGCTCCTAGAGACATTACTTTACAATACCTTCAAAGTTTAAAATGGGTTGTAAATGTAACTTTTTTACCAAATGTGGATGAGTAA